From the Streptomyces nigrescens genome, one window contains:
- a CDS encoding NADPH:quinone oxidoreductase family protein gives MKAWRVHANGEPRAVMRLEEVPDPQPGPGQLLLRVRAANINFPDALLCRGQYQVRPPLPFTPGVEICGEVLAVGEGAAGETGARVLAQPPLPDGGFAARVVVDAATVRPAPEALDDAEAAALHIGYQTGWFGLHRRARLQAGETLLVHAAAGGVGSAAVQLGKAAGATVIGVVGGADKARVARELGCDVVLDRRTDDLVAAVKEATGGRGADVVYDPVGGEAYAKSVKCIAFEGRIVVVGFAGGAIPTPALNHALVKNYAILGLHWGLYNTKDPAAVDACHEELTKLAAQGVIKPLIGGRVPLAEAADAVQRVADGTSVGRLVVVPTPEEAR, from the coding sequence GTGAAGGCATGGCGCGTACACGCGAACGGTGAGCCGCGTGCAGTGATGCGGCTGGAGGAGGTGCCGGACCCGCAGCCGGGGCCGGGACAACTGCTGCTGCGGGTGCGGGCCGCCAACATCAACTTCCCGGACGCGCTGCTGTGCCGCGGCCAGTACCAGGTGCGGCCGCCGCTGCCGTTCACCCCGGGCGTCGAGATCTGCGGCGAGGTGCTCGCCGTGGGGGAGGGCGCGGCTGGTGAGACCGGGGCACGGGTGCTGGCGCAGCCGCCGCTGCCGGACGGCGGCTTCGCCGCACGCGTGGTCGTCGACGCGGCGACGGTACGCCCGGCCCCCGAGGCCCTGGACGACGCCGAGGCCGCGGCCCTGCACATCGGCTACCAGACCGGCTGGTTCGGACTGCACCGCCGGGCCCGGCTCCAGGCCGGCGAGACGCTGCTCGTGCACGCCGCGGCGGGTGGTGTCGGCAGTGCCGCCGTACAGCTCGGCAAGGCCGCGGGTGCGACGGTCATCGGCGTGGTGGGCGGTGCGGACAAGGCCCGGGTCGCCCGCGAACTGGGCTGTGATGTCGTCCTCGACCGGCGCACCGACGACCTCGTCGCCGCCGTGAAGGAAGCCACCGGCGGCCGCGGCGCGGATGTGGTCTACGACCCGGTCGGCGGTGAGGCGTACGCCAAGTCCGTCAAGTGCATCGCCTTCGAGGGCCGGATCGTCGTCGTCGGCTTCGCCGGCGGAGCCATCCCCACCCCGGCCCTCAACCACGCGCTGGTGAAGAACTACGCGATCCTCGGCCTCCACTGGGGCCTGTACAACACCAAGGACCCGGCCGCCGTCGACGCCTGCCACGAGGAGCTCACCAAGCTCGCCGCCCAGGGCGTCATCAAGCCGCTGATCGGCGGACGGGTTCCGCTGGCAGAGGCCGCCGATGCCGTCCAGCGGGTCGCCGACGGCACCTCCGTCGGCCGGCTCGTGGTGGTCCCCACACCGGAGGAGGCCCGATGA
- a CDS encoding acyl-CoA dehydrogenase family protein, with protein sequence MTDADDLRRRTAELLAAHPPATTDRLEFLRARFDAGLAWVHFPEGLGGLDAPRSLQAVVDAELEGTGAPDNDPGRIGIGLGMAAPTILRFGTDEQKQRFLRPLWTGEEVWCQLFSEPGAGSDLAALATRAVREGGAEAGTGGDWIVDGQKVWTSSAHLARWAILIARTDPDVPKHRGISYFVCDMTDPGVEVRPLRQITGEAEFNEVFLTGVRIPDAHRLGAVGEGWKVAQTTLMNERVAIGGARAPREGGMIGIAAADWRARPELRTHDLHQRLLKLWVEAEVARLTGERLRQQLTMGQPGPEGSGMKLAFARLAQEISGWEVEFLAEDGLTYDDWTMRRPDGVDFTGREAGYRYLRAKGNSIEGGTSEVLLNIVAERVLGLPPEPRTDKDVAWKDLPR encoded by the coding sequence ATGACGGACGCCGACGACCTGCGCCGGCGCACCGCCGAGCTGCTCGCCGCACATCCTCCCGCCACCACCGACCGGCTGGAGTTCCTGCGGGCCCGCTTCGACGCCGGGCTCGCCTGGGTCCACTTCCCCGAGGGCCTCGGCGGGCTGGACGCGCCGCGCTCCCTGCAAGCGGTCGTGGACGCCGAACTGGAGGGCACCGGCGCCCCCGACAACGACCCCGGCCGGATCGGCATCGGCCTCGGCATGGCCGCGCCCACCATCCTGCGCTTCGGCACCGACGAGCAGAAGCAGCGCTTCCTGCGTCCCCTGTGGACCGGCGAGGAGGTGTGGTGCCAGCTGTTCAGCGAGCCCGGTGCCGGCTCCGACCTGGCGGCGCTGGCGACCCGCGCGGTACGCGAGGGCGGGGCGGAGGCCGGGACCGGGGGAGACTGGATCGTCGACGGACAGAAGGTCTGGACGTCCAGCGCGCATCTGGCCCGCTGGGCGATCCTCATCGCCCGCACCGACCCCGACGTGCCCAAACACCGCGGCATCAGCTACTTCGTGTGCGATATGACCGACCCCGGTGTCGAGGTGCGTCCGCTGCGGCAGATCACCGGCGAGGCCGAGTTCAACGAGGTCTTCCTCACCGGCGTCCGGATCCCCGACGCCCATCGCCTCGGTGCGGTCGGCGAGGGCTGGAAGGTCGCCCAGACCACGCTGATGAACGAGCGGGTCGCCATCGGCGGCGCCCGCGCCCCCCGCGAGGGCGGCATGATCGGCATCGCCGCCGCCGACTGGCGCGCCCGCCCCGAACTGCGCACCCACGATCTGCACCAGCGGCTGCTGAAGCTGTGGGTGGAGGCCGAGGTCGCCCGGCTGACGGGCGAGCGGCTGCGCCAGCAGCTCACCATGGGCCAGCCAGGCCCCGAGGGCAGCGGAATGAAGCTGGCCTTCGCCCGGCTCGCCCAGGAAATCAGCGGCTGGGAGGTGGAGTTCCTCGCCGAGGACGGACTGACCTACGACGACTGGACGATGCGCCGCCCCGACGGCGTCGACTTCACCGGCCGCGAGGCCGGCTACCGCTACCTGCGCGCCAAGGGGAACTCCATCGAAGGAGGCACCTCGGAAGTGCTGCTCAACATCGTCGCCGAACGTGTGCTGGGGCTGCCGCCCGAGCCGCGCACCGACAAGGACGTCGCGTGGAAGGACCTCCCCCGATGA
- a CDS encoding glycosyl hydrolase family 18 protein, whose translation MDHASGTRARTGLALLLAVALLTGPWAPAAAATKDPRSGGRTGSAWLPYWGNVDAAYRDALRHASQLHTVSPFWYETSDDTTVKGHQGAGRHDIIDGLHDAGIDVVPTVTETLGAEKMAELMHDPQRRRDHVDTLLDLVESRSYDGIDLDYEAMALTGDRETRDRVRTGYNTLVKELCARLHDRDKQCVVTVLARVRGSGQAFDYERLGGVVDRFRIMGYDLHWSGGEAGPLSAKDWYDEFLRYATDTVPRHKIEVAFPGYGWDWISGVTGHAAHVTWKEAEALREREDAEYLFDEESGTPHFTYRKDGEEHEVWYQDGRGVREQLPLLRKYGVRGTGLWALGFEDPDYWSALRGE comes from the coding sequence ATGGATCATGCATCAGGAACCCGGGCGCGCACCGGACTTGCCCTCCTGCTGGCCGTGGCCCTGCTCACCGGGCCCTGGGCGCCGGCGGCCGCGGCGACGAAGGACCCGAGGAGCGGCGGGCGTACCGGCTCGGCCTGGCTGCCCTACTGGGGCAATGTCGACGCCGCCTACCGCGACGCGCTGCGGCACGCCTCCCAGCTCCACACCGTCAGCCCCTTCTGGTACGAGACCTCCGACGACACCACCGTCAAGGGGCACCAGGGCGCCGGACGGCACGACATCATCGACGGACTGCACGACGCCGGTATCGATGTCGTGCCCACCGTGACCGAGACCCTCGGCGCCGAGAAGATGGCCGAGCTGATGCATGACCCGCAGCGGCGGCGGGACCATGTCGACACCCTGCTGGATCTGGTCGAGAGCCGGTCCTACGACGGGATCGACCTGGACTACGAGGCGATGGCCCTCACCGGTGACCGGGAGACCCGCGACCGGGTGCGGACCGGATACAACACGCTCGTCAAGGAGCTGTGCGCGCGGCTGCACGACCGTGACAAGCAGTGCGTGGTCACGGTGCTGGCCCGGGTGCGCGGCAGCGGCCAGGCCTTCGACTACGAGCGGCTCGGCGGAGTCGTCGACCGGTTCCGCATCATGGGCTACGACCTGCACTGGTCGGGCGGCGAGGCGGGCCCGCTCTCCGCCAAGGACTGGTACGACGAGTTTCTGCGCTACGCCACCGACACCGTCCCCCGGCACAAGATCGAGGTGGCCTTCCCGGGCTACGGCTGGGACTGGATCAGCGGGGTCACCGGCCATGCGGCCCATGTGACCTGGAAGGAGGCCGAGGCGCTGCGCGAGCGGGAGGACGCGGAGTACCTCTTCGACGAGGAGTCCGGCACCCCGCACTTCACCTATCGCAAGGACGGTGAGGAGCACGAGGTCTGGTACCAGGACGGGCGCGGGGTCCGCGAGCAGCTGCCGCTGCTGAGGAAGTACGGGGTGCGGGGCACCGGCCTATGGGCGCTCGGGTTCGAGGACCCGGACTACTGGTCCGCGCTCCGCGGCGAGTAG
- the egtA gene encoding ergothioneine biosynthesis glutamate--cysteine ligase EgtA, whose protein sequence is MPVRPAVTEAELEAHLRGICFKTGPPRRIGVEIEWLVHDARNPRCPVEPDRLRSAATALRALPLTSLLTFEPGGQLELSSLPAASLTDCIEAVTADLALVRPAMLAMGLGLAGHGHNPWHPPRRVLTDPRYNAMEAYFDRWGSAGRSMMCATASVQVCVDAGYEEPGPLGYGRRWLLAHLLGAVLAAAFANSPTSEGCPTGYRTTRQVIWSQLDPDRTLAPPPGPDPRTAWVRYVLDAPVMCVRSEDGRWDAPEGLTFREWIRTGVPRPPTQEDLDYHVTTLFPPVRPRGHLELRMIDAQSGDSGWIVPLAVTTALFDDPEATERAYRIVKPLAETAGARPAPRNPLWRHAARGALTDPELHTAAVACFAAAQEALPRLGASPEVRAAVAEFTERYVARGRCPADDHLDALYAAEGDLIVGKDSQ, encoded by the coding sequence ATGCCCGTACGGCCTGCAGTAACGGAAGCGGAGCTGGAAGCTCACCTGCGCGGAATATGCTTCAAGACGGGCCCGCCGCGCCGTATCGGCGTCGAGATCGAGTGGCTGGTCCATGATGCGCGCAACCCCCGATGTCCGGTCGAACCTGACCGGCTGCGCAGCGCGGCCACCGCTCTGCGCGCACTGCCCCTCACCTCCCTGCTGACCTTCGAACCCGGCGGCCAGCTGGAGCTCAGCTCGCTGCCCGCCGCCTCCCTCACCGACTGCATCGAGGCGGTCACCGCCGATCTCGCGCTGGTCCGGCCCGCCATGCTGGCCATGGGCCTGGGCCTGGCCGGCCACGGCCACAATCCGTGGCATCCCCCTCGGCGGGTGCTGACCGACCCCCGCTACAACGCCATGGAGGCGTACTTCGACCGCTGGGGCTCCGCCGGGCGGTCCATGATGTGCGCCACCGCGTCCGTGCAGGTGTGTGTGGACGCCGGCTACGAGGAACCCGGGCCGCTCGGGTACGGCAGGCGCTGGCTGCTGGCCCATCTGCTGGGCGCGGTGCTGGCCGCGGCGTTCGCCAACTCACCCACCAGTGAGGGCTGCCCCACCGGCTACCGCACCACCCGCCAGGTCATCTGGTCGCAGCTCGATCCGGACCGTACGCTCGCCCCTCCCCCGGGGCCGGATCCGCGCACCGCCTGGGTGCGCTACGTCCTGGACGCACCGGTCATGTGCGTCCGCTCCGAGGACGGACGCTGGGACGCCCCGGAGGGACTCACCTTCCGCGAGTGGATCCGTACCGGCGTCCCCAGACCGCCCACCCAGGAGGATCTGGACTACCACGTCACCACGCTCTTCCCGCCCGTACGGCCGCGCGGCCATCTGGAGCTGCGCATGATCGACGCGCAGTCGGGCGACTCCGGGTGGATCGTGCCACTGGCCGTCACGACCGCGCTGTTCGACGACCCGGAGGCGACGGAGCGGGCGTACCGCATCGTCAAACCCCTGGCGGAGACGGCCGGTGCCCGCCCCGCGCCGCGCAACCCGCTGTGGCGGCACGCGGCCCGCGGCGCGCTGACCGACCCGGAGCTGCACACCGCCGCGGTGGCCTGTTTCGCCGCCGCGCAGGAGGCCCTGCCGCGCCTGGGGGCCTCCCCCGAGGTGCGCGCGGCGGTCGCGGAGTTCACCGAACGCTATGTGGCACGCGGCCGCTGCCCCGCGGACGACCATCTCGACGCCCTGTACGCCGCGGAGGGCGATCTCATCGTTGGGAAGGACAGCCAGTGA
- a CDS encoding helix-turn-helix transcriptional regulator has protein sequence MDTPAMDFPAELGNFLRTRRARLQPEDVGLVRYGTRRRVPGLRREELAQLAGVSVAYYTRLEQGQSHQASEGVLDALARALRLTADERAHLRALARPGAAPRRPAVRHDKVRPGVRQLLAAVADVPALALGPRYEILAWNRLGHALTAGHLDFDSPGRPQDRPNAQRLLFLDPHTRELYPDRDEETRRAVSALRVTAGQRPDDQQLAELIGELSMKSSEFSSLWARHVVHNCTFGTKRFHHPLVGDLELDFEMMQTPDGSGQGVLMYTAAQDSPSEAALRLLAAERGPVVRVLEPERP, from the coding sequence ATGGACACCCCCGCCATGGACTTCCCCGCCGAGCTGGGAAACTTTCTGCGCACCCGCCGCGCCCGGCTGCAGCCGGAGGACGTCGGGCTGGTCCGCTACGGGACCCGCCGGCGCGTCCCCGGACTGCGCCGCGAGGAGCTGGCCCAGCTGGCCGGCGTCAGCGTCGCGTACTACACGCGCCTCGAACAGGGACAGAGCCACCAGGCCTCGGAAGGGGTACTGGACGCACTGGCCCGCGCACTACGGCTGACCGCCGACGAGCGGGCACATCTGCGCGCGCTGGCCCGCCCCGGCGCGGCACCCCGCCGCCCCGCGGTGCGCCATGACAAGGTCCGCCCCGGCGTACGGCAGTTGCTCGCCGCCGTGGCGGACGTACCGGCCCTCGCGCTCGGACCGCGCTACGAGATCCTGGCGTGGAACCGCCTGGGGCACGCCCTGACCGCCGGGCACCTCGACTTCGACAGCCCCGGCCGCCCCCAGGACCGTCCCAACGCCCAGCGGCTGCTCTTTCTCGACCCGCACACCCGCGAGCTGTACCCGGACCGCGACGAGGAGACCCGGCGGGCCGTCTCCGCCCTGCGGGTGACCGCGGGGCAGCGCCCCGATGACCAGCAACTCGCCGAGCTGATCGGCGAGTTGTCGATGAAGAGCAGCGAGTTCAGCAGCCTGTGGGCACGTCATGTCGTCCACAACTGCACCTTCGGGACCAAGCGGTTCCACCATCCGCTGGTGGGCGACCTGGAGCTGGACTTCGAGATGATGCAGACCCCGGACGGCTCCGGGCAGGGCGTGCTGATGTACACCGCGGCGCAGGACTCACCGTCCGAGGCGGCGCTGCGGCTACTCGCCGCGGAGCGCGGACCAGTAGTCCGGGTCCTCGAACCCGAGCGCCCATAG
- the egtC gene encoding ergothioneine biosynthesis protein EgtC, with amino-acid sequence MCRHLAYLGPEIPFGQVLLAPPHSLHRQSWAPRRQRHGTVNADGFGVGWYAPGDPVPARYRRAGPIWGDELLPDLARVVRTGALLAAVRDATVAGADAEAAAAPYATGRYLFSHNGAVAGWPDALAPLAAELPPEELLRLPARCDAAFLWALVLHRLARGDELGDALAGTVTAVAAAAPGSRLNLLLTDGTTIAATTWGDTLCHLALPEGGTVVASEPYDDSPHWTEVPDRTLLRATRTEVHLTPLKEPAT; translated from the coding sequence ATGTGCCGTCATCTTGCTTATCTGGGACCGGAGATACCCTTCGGCCAGGTTCTGCTCGCCCCGCCCCACAGCCTCCACCGGCAGTCATGGGCGCCCCGCCGTCAGCGGCACGGCACGGTCAACGCGGACGGGTTCGGCGTCGGCTGGTACGCGCCCGGCGACCCGGTGCCCGCGCGCTACCGGCGGGCCGGGCCGATCTGGGGCGACGAGCTGCTGCCCGACCTGGCGCGGGTGGTGCGCACCGGCGCGCTGCTCGCCGCCGTACGGGACGCCACCGTGGCCGGTGCGGACGCCGAGGCCGCGGCCGCGCCGTACGCCACCGGCCGCTATCTGTTCAGCCACAACGGCGCGGTGGCCGGCTGGCCGGACGCGCTCGCCCCGCTCGCCGCGGAGCTGCCCCCGGAGGAGCTGCTGCGGCTGCCGGCCCGCTGCGACGCGGCGTTCCTGTGGGCACTGGTCCTGCACCGGCTCGCGCGCGGCGACGAGCTCGGCGACGCGCTGGCCGGCACCGTCACGGCGGTCGCCGCGGCCGCGCCCGGCTCCCGGCTCAATCTGCTGCTCACCGACGGCACCACCATCGCCGCCACCACCTGGGGCGACACGCTGTGTCATCTGGCCCTTCCCGAGGGCGGCACGGTGGTCGCCTCCGAACCGTACGACGATTCCCCCCACTGGACCGAGGTCCCCGACCGCACCCTGCTGCGCGCCACCCGGACCGAGGTCCACCTCACCCCGCTCAAGGAGCCCGCCACGTGA
- a CDS encoding pyridoxal phosphate-dependent aminotransferase, with product MQFKQSSKMADVCYEIRGPVIEHADALEEAGHSVLRLNTGNPALFGFECPDEILQDVMRNLSRAHGYTESRGILPARRAVAQHYQQNGMPDVGVDDIYLGNGVSELVSMAVQALLDDGDEVLIPAPDFPLWTAVTSLAGGKPVHYLCDESADWLPDLADLASKITDRTRAMVIINPNNPTGAVYPRELLDGMLDLARRHGLMVFADEIYDRILYDDAVHHHAAVLAPDLVCLTFSGLSKSSRVAGFRSGWLVVSGPKQHAADYLEGLGTLASMRLCPNAPAQYAIQAALGGRQSIQDLVLPGGRLHEQRDRAWERLNEIPGVSCVKPKGALYAFPRLDPAVHKIHDDEKFVLDLLLREKIQVVQGTGFNWPRPDHFRILTLPRADDLDAAISRIGRFLAGYRQ from the coding sequence ATGCAGTTCAAGCAGTCCAGCAAGATGGCCGACGTCTGCTACGAGATCCGCGGGCCGGTGATCGAGCACGCGGACGCGCTGGAGGAGGCGGGCCACAGCGTGCTGCGGCTGAACACCGGCAATCCGGCGCTGTTCGGCTTCGAGTGCCCCGACGAGATCCTCCAGGACGTGATGCGCAATCTGTCCCGCGCACACGGCTACACGGAGTCCCGGGGCATCCTCCCGGCCCGCCGCGCGGTGGCCCAGCACTACCAGCAGAACGGGATGCCCGACGTCGGTGTCGATGACATCTACCTCGGCAACGGCGTCTCCGAACTCGTCTCGATGGCCGTGCAGGCCCTCCTCGACGACGGCGACGAGGTCCTCATCCCGGCCCCCGACTTCCCGCTCTGGACGGCGGTCACCTCCCTCGCGGGCGGCAAGCCCGTGCACTATCTCTGCGACGAGTCCGCCGACTGGCTGCCGGACCTGGCCGACCTCGCCTCGAAGATCACCGACCGGACCCGGGCGATGGTCATCATCAACCCCAACAACCCGACCGGCGCGGTCTATCCGCGCGAGCTGCTCGACGGCATGCTCGATCTCGCCCGGCGCCACGGGCTGATGGTCTTCGCCGACGAGATCTACGACCGGATCCTGTACGACGACGCGGTCCACCACCACGCCGCGGTACTCGCTCCCGACCTGGTCTGCCTGACGTTCAGCGGACTGTCGAAGTCCTCCCGCGTGGCCGGATTCCGCTCCGGCTGGCTGGTGGTCTCCGGCCCCAAGCAGCACGCCGCCGACTATCTGGAGGGCCTGGGCACCCTCGCCTCCATGCGGCTGTGCCCGAACGCACCCGCGCAGTACGCCATCCAGGCGGCGCTCGGCGGCCGGCAGAGCATCCAGGACCTGGTGCTGCCGGGCGGCCGGCTGCACGAGCAGCGCGACCGGGCCTGGGAGCGGCTGAACGAGATCCCGGGCGTCTCCTGCGTCAAGCCCAAGGGCGCGCTCTACGCCTTCCCCCGCCTCGACCCCGCCGTACACAAGATCCACGACGACGAGAAGTTCGTCCTCGATCTGCTGCTGCGGGAGAAGATCCAGGTCGTCCAGGGCACCGGCTTCAACTGGCCGCGCCCGGACCACTTCCGCATCCTCACCCTCCCGCGCGCCGATGACCTGGACGCGGCGATCAGCCGGATCGGACGCTTCCTGGCGGGCTACCGGCAGTGA
- a CDS encoding winged helix-turn-helix transcriptional regulator, translating to MPRRSYDQYCAVARALDAVGDRWTLLIVRELLGGPRRYTDLHADLPGVSTDMLASRLKDMERDGLVTRRRLAPPGAAFVYELTARGRALLPALTALADWGAPALGERRPTDAIRAHWFAVPLMARLAGHFTDGTDVIDIALDEGEFHVVLGSGGPESCAPDGGAGYADGPAERPDVRLRMDTATCADIAYDRLSLALGIESGRIAVTLPEGSGERQRRKRTTTA from the coding sequence ATGCCGCGCCGAAGCTATGACCAGTACTGCGCCGTCGCCCGAGCCCTGGACGCCGTCGGCGACCGCTGGACGCTCCTGATCGTCCGGGAACTGCTGGGCGGCCCCCGGCGCTACACCGATCTGCACGCCGATCTGCCGGGCGTCAGCACCGACATGCTCGCCTCCCGGCTCAAGGACATGGAACGGGACGGTCTGGTCACCCGCCGCCGGCTCGCCCCGCCCGGAGCCGCCTTCGTCTATGAGCTCACCGCCCGCGGGCGCGCGCTGCTGCCCGCGCTCACCGCCCTCGCCGACTGGGGCGCCCCCGCCCTCGGCGAGCGGCGCCCGACGGACGCGATACGGGCCCACTGGTTCGCGGTGCCTCTCATGGCGAGGCTGGCCGGGCACTTCACGGACGGTACCGACGTGATCGACATCGCCCTCGACGAGGGCGAGTTCCATGTCGTCCTCGGGAGCGGCGGGCCGGAATCCTGCGCCCCGGACGGCGGGGCCGGGTACGCGGACGGCCCGGCCGAGCGCCCCGACGTCCGTTTGCGGATGGACACCGCGACCTGTGCCGATATCGCGTACGATCGCCTCTCCCTCGCACTGGGAATCGAATCCGGCCGGATCGCGGTCACGTTGCCCGAGGGATCCGGCGAACGGCAGCGACGGAAGAGGACGACAACGGCATGA
- the egtB gene encoding ergothioneine biosynthesis protein EgtB: MTIDPELLRERAASALLAARDRTRLLTTCVEHPDLVAQHSPLMSPLVWDLAHIGNQEEQWLLRTVGGRDALRPDIDSVYDAFEHPRSERPALPLLAPDEAHGYVAEVRGRVLDILESTPLHGGPLLDSGFAFGMIAQHEQQHDETMLITHQLRTGPAVLTAPEPPPASDDILPAEVLVPGGPFTMGTSAEPWALDNERPAHRRLVPAFLIDTTPVSNGAYQRFIEAGGYEEPRWWAAAGWAQVQEHKLRAPLFWKRDGGQWLRRRFGVTEPVPPDEPVLHVSWYEADAYARWAGRRLPTEAEWEKAARHDPSTGRSRRYPWGDEDPTPAHANLGQRHLRPAPIGSYPDGQSPLGIRQLLGDVWEWTASDFLPYPGFAAFPYREYSEVFFGDEYKVLRGGSFAVGPVACRGTFRNWDLPVRRQIFSGFRTARDADPTAADA; encoded by the coding sequence GTGACCATCGATCCCGAGCTCCTCCGTGAGCGCGCGGCCTCGGCGCTGCTCGCCGCCCGCGACCGCACCCGCCTGCTGACCACCTGCGTCGAGCATCCCGACCTCGTCGCCCAGCACTCCCCCCTGATGTCCCCGCTGGTCTGGGACCTGGCACACATAGGCAACCAGGAAGAGCAGTGGCTGCTGCGCACCGTCGGCGGCCGGGACGCGCTGCGTCCGGACATCGACTCCGTCTACGACGCCTTCGAGCACCCCCGGTCCGAGCGCCCCGCACTGCCCCTGCTGGCACCCGACGAGGCGCACGGCTATGTCGCCGAGGTCCGCGGCCGGGTGCTGGACATCCTGGAGAGCACCCCGCTGCACGGCGGTCCGCTGCTCGACTCCGGTTTCGCCTTCGGCATGATCGCGCAGCATGAGCAGCAGCACGACGAGACCATGCTCATCACCCACCAGCTGCGCACCGGCCCGGCCGTGCTCACCGCGCCCGAACCGCCGCCCGCCTCCGACGACATCCTGCCGGCCGAAGTCCTGGTACCCGGCGGCCCGTTCACCATGGGCACCTCCGCCGAGCCCTGGGCGCTGGACAACGAACGGCCCGCCCACCGCCGGCTGGTGCCCGCCTTCCTGATCGACACCACACCGGTCAGCAACGGCGCCTACCAGCGGTTCATCGAGGCCGGGGGGTACGAGGAGCCACGCTGGTGGGCCGCAGCCGGCTGGGCGCAGGTGCAGGAGCACAAGCTGCGGGCACCGCTCTTCTGGAAGCGCGACGGCGGCCAGTGGCTGCGACGGAGGTTCGGGGTGACCGAGCCGGTGCCGCCGGACGAGCCGGTGCTGCATGTCAGCTGGTACGAGGCGGACGCCTACGCCCGCTGGGCCGGCCGGCGGCTGCCGACCGAGGCCGAGTGGGAGAAGGCCGCCCGCCACGACCCGTCGACCGGGCGGTCCAGGCGCTACCCCTGGGGCGACGAGGACCCCACACCGGCGCATGCCAACCTGGGCCAGCGGCATCTGCGGCCCGCCCCCATCGGCAGCTACCCGGACGGACAGTCGCCGCTCGGCATCCGGCAGTTGCTGGGCGATGTGTGGGAGTGGACGGCGAGCGACTTCCTGCCGTATCCGGGCTTTGCCGCCTTCCCCTACCGGGAGTACTCGGAGGTGTTCTTCGGCGACGAGTACAAGGTCCTGCGCGGCGGTTCGTTCGCGGTCGGCCCGGTCGCCTGCCGGGGCACCTTCCGCAACTGGGACCTGCCCGTCAGGCGGCAGATCTTCTCCGGGTTCCGTACCGCCCGGGACGCCGACCCGACGGCGGCGGACGCATGA
- a CDS encoding LNS2 domain-containing protein, whose protein sequence is MTTRPLAVFDLDGTLADSTHRQHLLQRTPRDWKAFFAAATEDPPLAEGVALALRSTEDCEVVYLTGRPERCRRDTLAWLARHGLPKGRLWMRPNSDRRPARHTKLEILRRIARNREIRHVVDDDELVCDACEEAGFRVVRARWATPSDTLRDAQQRAGRT, encoded by the coding sequence ATGACGACGCGCCCCCTGGCGGTCTTCGACCTGGACGGCACGCTCGCCGACTCCACCCACCGGCAGCATCTGCTGCAGCGCACCCCACGTGACTGGAAGGCCTTCTTCGCGGCGGCCACCGAGGATCCTCCCCTCGCCGAGGGGGTGGCCCTGGCGCTGCGCAGCACCGAGGACTGCGAGGTCGTCTATCTGACGGGCCGGCCGGAGCGCTGCCGACGGGACACCCTGGCCTGGCTCGCTCGACACGGCCTGCCCAAGGGCCGGTTGTGGATGCGCCCCAACAGCGACCGGCGCCCGGCGCGGCACACCAAGCTGGAGATCCTGCGCCGGATCGCCCGCAACCGGGAGATCCGCCATGTCGTGGACGACGACGAACTCGTCTGCGACGCCTGCGAGGAGGCCGGCTTCCGGGTGGTACGGGCCCGATGGGCCACCCCGTCCGACACCCTGCGGGACGCCCAGCAGCGGGCCGGACGGACGTAG